From the genome of Candidatus Defluviilinea proxima:
GGAGAAAAGGCGTTTCGTTTCTTCTGCGAATAAATTCATAATCGTTTCGAGGTCGTCACCTTTTATCACAGCATCATTGATAATGTTGATCACCGCAAGATCGTCATTTTTTTCTTGAAGTTCGATTTCCGATTGCCTGCGCTCAGTGATGTCGTGGTAATTGACGACAATGCCGTGTACGTTTGGATCATCCAATAAGTTTGTCGCAACTGCTTCGATCCAGCGCCATGATCCGTCCTGATGTAGTAAGCGAAAAACGCCGTTTTCATACCCTCTCACTCTTTTAAGAAGACCATCGAACTTTTTTTGAATCCAATGGATATCATCCGGATGCATCAACTCAAAGATGTTACGGTTAACGAACATGTCTTGGGCATATCCCAGGTTTCGTTTAACCGCTGGATTCTCCCATAATAAAGTGCCATCCTCTGATAATATGGAAATGCTATCTAAACTATTTTCAATAAGAGCACGGAAACGTTTTTCTTGGGCGTGAATTGCATCTTCTGCTTGTTTTCGTTCAAGGAGTAAATTTCTTTCGTCTATGGCGCGGACAATGGCTGGGCCCAGTCGCTTGATGTGATCTTTGATGACGTAGTCACTTGCCCCTGATTTTATACATTCCACGGCAATATCCTCGCGCGTAGAACCTGTCCAAATGATAAATGGGGTAAGAGGTGCCTCTTCCAGACAAAGTCTTAGCGCTTTCATGCCATCGAACTTGGGCAATGCATAATCAGAAAGAATCACATCGGGTTGGAAAGTTTTGAGGGCGTTTAGGAAGTCGCTTTGGGTTTCCACGCGCAGAAATACGCAGTTTTTCAAACTTTCGCTAATAGCTCGTTGTGCCAGTTCAAAATCGCTTAATTGATCTTCAACGATCAGTATGTGAATTCGATTATTCATACATTTCCTTACCGTTTGTAATTGGCCTTACTTTTAGAGGCTTGTTTACCAAAAGCCAGTAAACTCCGAGATGGCCCATTGCCTCTAAAAAACTATCAAAATTAACCGGCTTGATAACATAGCTGTTCGCTCCCAGTTCATATGCGCTCTTAATGTCAGGGTCCTCTGCGGAGGATGTGATAACTACTATGGCAAGAGTGCAAGTCCGGACATCTTGTCGGAGGATGCGCAATACTTCAAGTCCATTCAGTTTCGGCAACTTCAGGTCCAGCAAAACTACTTTGGGAAGATTATGGCCGGTTCTACCCTCATATTCCCCTTTAGCGAATAGAAAATCCAATGCATCTATGCCATCTTGTACATGCACAAGGTGGTTGGCTAGATTGTTCTTTTTCAGTGCGCGGATCGTTAGCTCAGCGTCGCGAGGATTATCCTCGACAAGCAAAATTTCAACCGGGTCAACTTTATCCATGATCAAACTCGTTTCTTTGGTAGAGAAAAATAGAAGGTTGCACCTTCATTTACCTTACTATCTGCCCACACGCGACCACCGTGCTTCTGAATTGTACGTTGGACAATTGCCAGCCCTACGCCTGTTCCTTCAAATTCACTTTCTCCATGTAATCGCTGAAACACGGAAAATAATTTGTCTGCGTACGTCATGTCGAAACCTGCGCCATTATCATGAATACAATACACCACTTCATCTTCATTTTGAGTTGATTCCACGCGGATAATAGGGCGTTCTCTCTTGGATGAGAACTTGATGGCGTTGGAAAGAAGATTAACCCATACTTGTCGCATGAGAGAAGAATCGCCTAACGCAGAAGGTAATGCTTCGGTATGAAATTCTATATGTTCTCTTGTGGTATTTTGAGTGAGATCCTGGAAAACAGTTTTCGCCTGTTTCAGCATATCGATTTCAACAAGATGTATTTCAGCGCGACTTAGCCGCGAGAAGGTCAGAAGGTCATCGATCAACTTTCCCATACGGATGGTTTCCCTGCTGATAACACCGCATATGCGTTTACCTTCATTATCTAGCAATGGTTCGTAATCTTCTACAAGAATGCGGGTAAAGCCATCAATTGCACGGAGTGGTGTACGCAAGTCATGGGATACAGAATAGGAGAAGGCTTCCAATTCCTTGTTGGCGGCTTCAAGTTGAGAGGTCCGTTCCATGACGCGTTGTTCCAATTCATTGTTTAGGCGACGAATATCATCTTCTATTTTCTTCCGTTCAGTAATAACGTTAAGTACAGTCGCGAAAAAGTCCGTTTCTGTACTATAAGCAGTTATTTCGAAC
Proteins encoded in this window:
- a CDS encoding response regulator — translated: MDKVDPVEILLVEDNPRDAELTIRALKKNNLANHLVHVQDGIDALDFLFAKGEYEGRTGHNLPKVVLLDLKLPKLNGLEVLRILRQDVRTCTLAIVVITSSAEDPDIKSAYELGANSYVIKPVNFDSFLEAMGHLGVYWLLVNKPLKVRPITNGKEMYE